Proteins co-encoded in one Lasioglossum baleicum chromosome 3, iyLasBale1, whole genome shotgun sequence genomic window:
- the Mcts1 gene encoding malignant T-cell-amplified sequence 1 homolog, protein MFKKFDEKDSVSGIQQLKSSVQKGIRSKLLDLYPHLESHVDTIIPKKDSFRIVKCHDHIEIIVNTAGDLLFFRQREGPWMPTLRLLHKYPFFLPMQQVDKGAIRFVLSGANIMCPGLTSKGAKMTPVEKGTVVAVMAEGKQHALAVGVTTLSTEDIVKVNKGVGIENCHYLNDGLWQMKPVK, encoded by the exons ATGTTCAAAAA ATTCGATGAAAAAGACAGTGTTTCTGGAATACAACAATTAAAGTCATCAGTACAAAAAGGAATACGTTCGAAACTCCTAGACCTTTATCCTCATTTGGAAAGTCACGTGGACACGATTATTCCAAAGAAAGATTCTTTCCGAATTGTAAAATG TCACGATCATATAGAGATTATTGTAAATACGGCAGGAGACCTCTTATTTTTCCGTCAACGCGAAGGACCTTGGATGCCCACCTTAAGATTATTACATAAAT ATCCATTTTTTTTACCAATGCAACAAGTTGATAAAGGTGCTATCCGGTTCGTTCTTAGTGGAGCGAATATTATGTGTCCAGGTTTAACGTCGAAAGGTGCAAAGATGACACCTGTAGAAAAGGGAACAGTTGTT GCTGTTATGGCGGAGGGCAAGCAACATGCTTTAGCTGTCGGTGTTACTACATTATCAACAGAAGACAT AGTTAAAGTGAACAAAGGAGTGGGAATAGAGAATTGTCATTACTTGAACGATGGATTATGGCAAATGAAACCTGTGAAGTAA